In Actinomycetes bacterium, a single genomic region encodes these proteins:
- a CDS encoding AURKAIP1/COX24 domain-containing protein: MGSVIKKRRKRMAKKKHRKLLKKTRVQRRNKK; this comes from the coding sequence GTGGGTTCCGTCATCAAGAAGCGCCGCAAGCGCATGGCGAAGAAGAAGCACCGCAAGCTGCTGAAGAAGACGCGCGTCCAGCGTCGCAACAAGAAGTAG
- a CDS encoding helix-turn-helix domain-containing protein — protein MAAQGPSERPLSEVTFLTVAEVASLMRVSKMTVYRLVHAGTLPAVRVGRSFRVPEKAVHDYLDQSYVETA, from the coding sequence GTGGCTGCTCAGGGTCCCAGCGAACGTCCTCTGTCGGAGGTCACGTTCCTCACCGTCGCCGAGGTCGCCTCGCTCATGCGGGTGTCCAAGATGACCGTCTACCGACTCGTCCACGCGGGCACGCTGCCCGCCGTGCGGGTCGGCCGGTCCTTCCGGGTGCCCGAGAAGGCCGTGCACGACTACCTCGACCAGTCCTACGTCGAGACCGCCTGA